In Nicotiana tabacum cultivar K326 chromosome 17, ASM71507v2, whole genome shotgun sequence, one DNA window encodes the following:
- the LOC142171812 gene encoding uncharacterized protein LOC142171812, with translation MEVPEVLAKCSSTGRRLSIDPNHSPEFEFWMVRNPSFPQPDLPFADELFSDGILLPLHPPNSNPLSHKTEPESSGSRRPETGPEVSGGESTNSSKRWKDIFKKKTSQNCKEKDKKKKEKKGGVVIGGSNIGVNAAELNINIWPFSRSISAGNGGSRPPRVVTRKVNSAPCSRSNSAGRKWPSSPSRSGVHLGRSSAVWQVHRSQGHRKSKPEKVVEKVESEDHRKVTSASVTGMPKARVLKLNVPMCIGYRQNSVCRSDENSAISVTTAAVGAGQSGGAVTDEVARVSNLFNIRSIFTKKVH, from the coding sequence ATGGAAGTACCTGAAGTACTTGCAAAATGCAGCAGTACTGGAAGGAGACTAAGTATTGACCCGAATCACTCACCTGAATTCGAGTTTTGGATGGTCCGAAATCCTTCCTTTCCTCAACCCGACCTACCCTTTGCCGATGAACTCTTCTCCGATGGAATCCTTCTTCCTCTCCACCCACCTAACTCGAACCCTCTATCACATAAAACTGAGCCTGAATCATCCGGGTCGCGTAGACCCGAAACCGGACCCGAGGTTTCTGGCGGTGAATCCACGAACTCTTCGAAGCGTTGGAAAGACATTTTCAAGAAGAAAACTTCACAAAATTGTAAAGAGaaggataagaagaagaaagaaaagaagggtGGCGTTGTAATTGGTGGAAGTAATATTGGGGTGAATGCGGCGGAGCTGAATATCAACATTTGGCCGTTTTCGAGGAGTATATCTGCCGGTAACGGCGGAAGTAGGCCGCCACGGGTGGTGACTCGGAAGGTGAATAGTGCACCGTGTTCCCGGAGTAACTCCGCCGGTAGGAAATGGCCGAGTAGTCCCAGCCGTAGTGGAGTACATTTAGGCCGGAGCAGCGCAGTTTGGCAAGTCCACCGCTCACAAGGTCACCGGAAAAGTAAACCTGAAAAGGTTGTCGAAAAAGTTGAATCTGAAGATCACCGGAAAGTGACGTCAGCCTCCGTCACCGGTATGCCAAAAGCTAGAGTACTGAAGTTGAATGTACCGATGTGCATTGGTTACCGGCAAAATTCAGTTTGCAGAAGTGATGAAAATAGTGCTATAAGTGTCACTACGGCGGCGGTTGGCGCTGGCCAGAGTGGTGGCGCTGTGACTGATGAAGTGGCACGTGTGAGTAATTTGTTTAATATAAGAAGCATTTTTACCAAGAAAGTGCATTAG